A genomic window from Streptomyces sp. HUAS YS2 includes:
- a CDS encoding peptidase inhibitor family I36 protein, translating into MPTAHRFLVLSSVLASALLSSVAPAGSAPSGFDRCPAGHFCLFDGPDGTGLMASFRTGSPDLARQSMDNRASSLADNVPDTVWCIYDERDYAGTEYQRVYPGAAGNFEPEWDDRVSSTRLGECSP; encoded by the coding sequence GTGCCGACCGCCCACCGCTTCCTCGTCCTGTCGAGCGTCCTCGCCTCCGCCCTCCTCTCCTCCGTCGCCCCGGCCGGCTCCGCGCCGAGCGGGTTCGACCGTTGCCCCGCCGGCCACTTCTGCCTGTTCGACGGTCCCGACGGCACCGGCCTGATGGCCAGCTTCCGCACGGGCTCGCCCGACCTCGCGCGGCAGAGCATGGACAACCGGGCGTCGTCCCTCGCCGACAACGTCCCCGACACGGTCTGGTGCATCTACGACGAGCGTGACTACGCCGGAACCGAGTACCAGCGCGTGTACCCGGGGGCCGCCGGCAACTTCGAGCCCGAATGGGACGACAGGGTCAGCTCGACCCGCCTCGGCGAATGCAGCCCCTGA